One stretch of Leptospirillum ferriphilum DNA includes these proteins:
- a CDS encoding YceI family protein → VHTTKKTGRMSGVLTGKLTIRGKTRTVSLHVREVGAADVSALPKPWGGYLTGYDAEGVIHRKDFGITTYPAMIGDTVHLYIDVEGVRVQK, encoded by the coding sequence ACGTACACACTACAAAAAAAACCGGCAGGATGTCCGGCGTTTTGACCGGCAAACTCACGATCCGGGGCAAGACCCGCACGGTTTCCCTGCACGTCCGTGAAGTCGGGGCCGCCGACGTTTCCGCGCTCCCGAAACCCTGGGGCGGCTATCTCACCGGATACGACGCCGAAGGGGTGATCCATCGCAAAGATTTCGGGATCACCACCTATCCGGCCATGATCGGGGACACCGTTCATCTTTATATCGATGTGGAAGGCGTCCGGGTCCAAAAGTAG